The following coding sequences are from one Streptomyces sp. NBC_01294 window:
- a CDS encoding arylamine N-acetyltransferase family protein, which yields MTGDHLTLVVACEGRSWFVDVGLGDALHEPLPLRAATYRRGPFTYRLSRSGVEPGGWRFDHDPRGTFVGMDFSLAPAGPDDFTEWHRKLSTSPESGFVRIFSAIRRDPHGVDALEGCVLGRTDATGRSQRELDTAGDWFGALTDLFGLTLDDTSAAERSVLWTHVHSRHLAWKARRC from the coding sequence GTGACCGGCGACCATCTCACGCTCGTCGTGGCGTGCGAAGGCCGGTCGTGGTTCGTCGACGTCGGGCTCGGTGATGCGCTGCACGAACCGCTTCCCCTGCGCGCGGCGACGTACCGGCGAGGGCCTTTCACCTACCGGCTGAGCCGCTCGGGCGTCGAGCCGGGCGGCTGGCGGTTCGACCACGACCCGCGCGGCACGTTCGTCGGCATGGACTTCTCCTTGGCCCCCGCAGGTCCGGACGACTTCACCGAATGGCACCGGAAACTGTCCACGTCACCGGAGTCGGGCTTCGTACGCATCTTCTCCGCGATCCGCAGGGATCCCCACGGCGTGGACGCACTCGAGGGCTGCGTCCTCGGCCGGACGGACGCGACGGGCCGCAGCCAACGGGAACTGGACACCGCCGGCGACTGGTTCGGAGCACTCACCGACCTGTTCGGCCTCACCCTCGACGACACCTCAGCCGCCGAGCGCAGCGTCCTGTGGACCCACGTGCATTCCCGGCATTTGGCGTGGAAGGCCCGCCGCTGCTGA
- a CDS encoding ArsR/SmtB family transcription factor, with product MPDGEGHPSVEEIELGPVLSALADPLRRRVVRELAAEPDGAARTCSSFGLPVSKATVTHHFRALREAGLIRQVDRGNSRMASLRRADIEERRPSDCWASWQPSRRSEPGAVRRGQGR from the coding sequence ATGCCCGATGGTGAAGGCCACCCGAGCGTCGAGGAGATCGAGCTCGGCCCCGTACTCTCCGCGCTGGCCGATCCGCTGCGCCGCCGAGTGGTGCGCGAACTGGCAGCCGAACCCGACGGCGCCGCGCGGACCTGCAGCTCCTTCGGGCTGCCCGTCTCCAAGGCGACCGTCACGCACCACTTCCGCGCCCTGCGCGAGGCCGGGCTGATCCGGCAGGTCGACCGGGGCAACAGCCGGATGGCGAGCCTGCGCCGGGCCGACATCGAGGAGAGGCGGCCCTCGGACTGCTGGGCATCGTGGCAGCCGAGTCGCAGGAGTGAGCCCGGCGCGGTCAGGCGGGGACAGGGCCGGTGA
- a CDS encoding putative quinol monooxygenase, whose product MSQPFALVGTAHPKPERAEELKRLLLSFVEPTRQEAGCLAYHFHEDRNEPGVFVFYEAWRSQADLDAHLALPHMRAFWERRMDYLKTDFAIHFLTMHSPYQSADHRTGAEALTG is encoded by the coding sequence ATGTCTCAGCCATTCGCACTCGTCGGCACCGCTCACCCCAAGCCCGAACGCGCCGAGGAGCTGAAGCGGCTTCTGCTCTCGTTCGTCGAACCGACCCGACAGGAGGCCGGCTGCCTCGCGTACCACTTCCACGAAGACCGCAATGAGCCCGGCGTGTTCGTCTTCTACGAGGCCTGGCGCTCCCAGGCCGATCTCGACGCCCACCTTGCCCTCCCCCACATGCGAGCCTTCTGGGAGCGGCGCATGGACTACCTGAAGACCGACTTCGCCATTCACTTCCTCACCATGCACAGCCCCTACCAGTCGGCTGACCACCGGACCGGAGCGGAAGCCCTGACCGGCTGA
- a CDS encoding MazG nucleotide pyrophosphohydrolase domain-containing protein — protein MPEEAVEIREAQKLAWANKLEKGFNTTDVPLEFGLLTAEVGEAFTAWRKRLPDFGEELADVVLYVAALAEMNGIDLAAEVEQKINKNQARAYERDSRGVLIRVREAGE, from the coding sequence GTGCCGGAGGAAGCCGTGGAGATCCGAGAAGCGCAGAAGCTCGCCTGGGCCAACAAGCTCGAGAAGGGTTTCAACACCACCGACGTGCCCCTGGAGTTCGGCCTGCTGACCGCCGAAGTGGGCGAGGCCTTCACCGCCTGGCGCAAGCGCCTGCCGGACTTCGGCGAAGAACTCGCCGATGTCGTGCTCTACGTCGCCGCCCTCGCCGAGATGAATGGCATCGACCTGGCCGCCGAGGTCGAGCAGAAGATCAACAAGAATCAGGCGCGCGCATACGAGCGCGACAGCCGGGGCGTCCTCATCCGGGTGCGCGAAGCGGGCGAGTGA
- a CDS encoding lamin tail domain-containing protein: MFMSASLATRRAFAALLAAGTLIGAAALPAAADDHRRDHRSPHSSIVIGGVQSDGPGRSNDRSNRALNGEWVEVKNTGRHSVNLRGFTLTDRDGNRYRFNDFRLDGRSSVRVHTGKGRDSRHDVYQDRRQQVWDERDSATLRDNRGKVIDTESWNRRGHQHRG, encoded by the coding sequence ATGTTCATGTCTGCTTCTCTCGCCACCCGCCGTGCTTTCGCCGCACTCCTGGCCGCCGGCACCCTGATCGGCGCGGCCGCTCTGCCGGCCGCCGCCGACGACCACCGGCGCGACCACCGCAGCCCTCACTCCTCGATCGTCATCGGCGGCGTCCAGTCCGACGGCCCCGGCCGCAGCAACGACCGCTCCAACCGCGCCCTGAACGGGGAGTGGGTCGAGGTGAAGAACACCGGCCGCCACTCCGTCAACCTGCGCGGCTTCACCCTCACCGACCGTGACGGCAACCGCTACCGCTTCAACGACTTCCGCCTGGACGGCCGTTCCAGCGTCAGGGTCCACACCGGCAAGGGCCGCGACTCCCGCCACGACGTCTACCAGGACCGCCGCCAGCAGGTGTGGGACGAGCGCGACAGCGCCACCCTCCGCGACAACCGCGGCAAGGTCATCGACACCGAATCCTGGAACCGCCGCGGACACCAGCACCGCGGCTGA
- a CDS encoding 2-phosphosulfolactate phosphatase → MDTRFLGIPDLVEVPSVAVVVDVMRAFTVAAWAFAQGAEKIVLAESLDEALALKARHPDWVALKDGPPAPGFDTVNSPGLLRSIDLGGRTVVQKTTAGTVGALAVKEASLVLCASFVVAGATAGLLRTRESDSVTFVVTGENGQADEDLACAQYIARRATEAGTDAAEYLRRAAESRAAAELAEGVRQGVHADDVALCLEVDRFPFAMVATSEGSLMVLRPRSMPSLTDEEPV, encoded by the coding sequence ATGGACACTCGTTTCCTTGGCATCCCTGATCTGGTCGAAGTCCCGTCCGTGGCGGTCGTAGTCGACGTCATGCGTGCTTTCACCGTGGCTGCCTGGGCCTTTGCCCAGGGGGCGGAAAAGATCGTTCTCGCTGAGTCGCTGGACGAAGCCCTGGCGCTCAAGGCCCGCCACCCGGATTGGGTGGCGCTCAAGGACGGTCCGCCCGCGCCCGGGTTCGACACCGTCAACTCCCCGGGTCTGCTGCGGTCCATTGACCTTGGCGGACGGACCGTCGTGCAGAAAACCACGGCGGGGACGGTGGGCGCCCTTGCGGTGAAGGAGGCGTCGCTGGTGCTGTGCGCGAGTTTCGTGGTGGCGGGGGCAACGGCTGGGCTCTTGCGGACGCGCGAGAGTGACAGTGTCACGTTCGTGGTGACCGGCGAAAATGGGCAGGCCGATGAAGATCTGGCGTGTGCTCAGTACATCGCTCGGAGAGCGACCGAGGCCGGGACGGATGCTGCCGAGTACCTCCGCCGCGCTGCTGAGTCGCGCGCCGCCGCCGAACTGGCGGAGGGGGTGCGCCAAGGAGTCCATGCTGATGACGTTGCGCTCTGTCTTGAGGTCGACCGGTTCCCCTTCGCCATGGTGGCGACGTCGGAAGGCTCGCTCATGGTCCTGCGTCCACGCTCGATGCCTTCGCTGACTGACGAGGAACCGGTCTGA
- a CDS encoding SDR family oxidoreductase, translated as MVWSPDPDALRGHVAVVAGATRGAGRGFATALGESGATVICTGRSSVSGRTASDYDRAETIEETADLVTRLGGTGIAVQVDHLDPEQVRRLAARIRDEHGRIDVLVNDIWGAELLKGGPAQWNTPLWEHDLDDGLRILRLAVDTHLITSHHLLPLLIEEPGGLLVEVTDGTTEINASWYRISVFYDLAKAAVNRLAFSQGHELHPHAEATAVAITPGWLRSEMMLDNFGVTEANWRDALCPDRSDGHPTAPEGFAQSESPRYVGRAVAALAADPHRARWNQRSVTVAELAREYGFTDIDGTRPDSWGAL; from the coding sequence ATGGTGTGGTCACCGGATCCCGACGCGTTGCGTGGACACGTTGCCGTCGTGGCGGGAGCGACCCGGGGTGCGGGGCGTGGCTTCGCCACCGCGCTGGGGGAGTCGGGGGCGACGGTGATCTGCACCGGGCGGAGCAGCGTGAGCGGCAGGACGGCGTCGGACTACGACCGTGCGGAGACGATCGAGGAGACCGCGGACCTGGTCACGCGGCTCGGCGGAACGGGGATCGCCGTCCAGGTCGACCATCTCGACCCCGAACAGGTCCGCCGTCTGGCTGCACGGATCCGCGACGAGCACGGCCGCATCGACGTCCTGGTCAACGACATCTGGGGGGCCGAACTCCTCAAGGGCGGCCCCGCACAGTGGAACACGCCGCTGTGGGAGCACGATCTCGACGACGGCCTGCGGATCCTGCGACTCGCCGTCGACACGCACCTGATCACCTCCCATCACCTGCTGCCCCTGCTGATCGAGGAGCCCGGCGGCCTGCTCGTCGAGGTGACGGACGGGACGACCGAGATCAACGCGTCGTGGTACCGGATCTCGGTCTTCTACGACCTGGCCAAAGCCGCCGTGAACCGGCTGGCCTTCTCCCAGGGGCACGAGCTGCACCCGCACGCGGAAGCCACCGCGGTCGCGATCACCCCGGGATGGCTCCGCTCGGAGATGATGCTCGACAACTTCGGCGTCACGGAGGCCAACTGGCGCGACGCGCTGTGCCCCGACAGGAGCGACGGCCACCCGACCGCACCGGAAGGCTTCGCGCAGTCGGAGTCACCGCGGTACGTGGGCCGCGCCGTCGCGGCCCTGGCCGCGGACCCGCATCGCGCCCGGTGGAACCAGCGGTCGGTCACCGTCGCGGAACTCGCGAGGGAATACGGGTTCACCGACATCGACGGGACCCGGCCGGACAGCTGGGGGGCACTCTGA